In one Mucilaginibacter sp. PAMB04168 genomic region, the following are encoded:
- a CDS encoding glycosyltransferase family 2 protein, which yields MDSILNQTNDRYEILIIDGLSKDETSKIINSYNDPKIKIISEADKGIYDAMNKGIALAKGQWLMFLGSDDQLADDKVLSDIVDVIKDRNEKVIYGNVILKGNTGWGTDGQLYDGEFSIEKLLKKNIAHQALFYHRSVFQECGNYNQLYKICADYDLNLRVAAKFKMHYVDRKIAVFNAGGASTSSRDLKFEQDFSNNIIKYFFKDLYKDTFKGLERKISRYAKLQLRQFKFLSAAYLLLISLYFKIRRHIE from the coding sequence TTGGATAGTATCTTAAATCAAACTAACGACAGGTATGAAATTTTGATAATAGACGGACTATCAAAAGATGAAACTTCTAAAATTATAAATTCCTACAATGACCCCAAAATCAAAATCATCTCAGAAGCGGATAAGGGAATATACGATGCCATGAATAAGGGTATCGCTTTAGCAAAAGGCCAGTGGTTGATGTTTTTAGGAAGCGATGATCAACTTGCGGATGACAAGGTGCTTAGTGACATAGTGGATGTTATTAAGGATAGGAATGAAAAAGTTATTTACGGAAACGTTATCCTGAAAGGGAATACTGGCTGGGGAACTGACGGCCAACTTTATGACGGCGAATTCAGCATTGAAAAGCTACTTAAAAAGAATATTGCGCATCAAGCTCTATTCTATCATAGAAGCGTATTTCAAGAGTGCGGAAATTATAACCAGTTGTATAAAATTTGTGCTGACTATGACTTGAATCTCAGGGTCGCAGCTAAGTTCAAAATGCATTATGTAGATCGAAAAATTGCTGTGTTCAATGCTGGCGGGGCTAGTACCAGTTCCAGAGATTTGAAGTTTGAGCAAGATTTTTCAAATAATATAATTAAGTACTTTTTTAAGGATCTTTATAAAGACACATTTAAAGGCTTAGAGCGGAAGATTTCGCGTTATGCAAAGCTACAATTAAGACAATTTAAGTTTTTGAGTGCCGCTTACTTGCTTCTTATAAGTTTATATTTTAAAATACGAAGGCATATAGAATGA
- a CDS encoding acyltransferase: protein MALSGIVDAFLIKVKVKLDNKINFINKQKLLKYAPNLSIGDGFRFDFKKNAIEIDPKAYVQIKNDVRFREFCNIMVYKDASLILEDSVHFNRYCSINCLGNIRIGKYTIFGEGVKLYDHNHIYENVDSIIQNEPCKIGHITIGSNCWIGANVTILNNVTIGDNVVIGAGNLIFKDVPSNVLVKNRTEAIVQVRN, encoded by the coding sequence ATGGCATTATCAGGGATAGTCGACGCCTTTTTAATTAAGGTTAAAGTAAAATTAGATAACAAAATTAATTTTATTAATAAACAAAAGCTCTTAAAATATGCACCTAACCTGTCTATAGGTGACGGATTTAGGTTTGACTTTAAAAAAAATGCTATAGAAATAGATCCTAAAGCTTATGTACAAATTAAAAATGATGTGCGGTTTAGAGAGTTCTGTAACATCATGGTGTATAAAGACGCAAGTTTAATCCTAGAAGATTCAGTGCATTTTAACAGATATTGTTCTATCAATTGCTTAGGCAACATTCGCATAGGAAAATATACAATTTTTGGGGAGGGAGTGAAATTATATGATCACAATCATATTTACGAAAACGTGGATTCCATCATCCAAAATGAACCTTGTAAGATAGGCCATATAACAATTGGTTCTAATTGTTGGATAGGGGCTAATGTTACTATATTGAACAATGTTACTATTGGTGATAATGTTGTAATAGGTGCAGGCAATTTAATTTTTAAAGATGTTCCATCAAATGTGTTGGTCAAGAATAGAACTGAAGCAATCGTGCAAGTAAGAAATTGA
- a CDS encoding ABC transporter ATP-binding protein, which produces MSIAIKAENLSKAYQLGEFSTGTLSRDIQRRIALMRGKEDPYLKIGQTNDRTIKGTSDIVWSLKDINFEIGQGDAVGIIGRNGAGKSTLLKVLSRVTTPTTGSVKIKGRVASLLEVGTGFHPELTGRENIFLNGAILGMRKHEIKKHFDAIVDFAGVERYIDTPVKRYSSGMYVRLAFAVAAHLESEILIVDEVLAVGDAEFQKKCLGKMNDVSKGEGRTVLFVSHNMSSISQLCKKGILLQQGNVLVDSDVHETLKTYMSAGGDISSYFVEANPIKRGQFISAKIYNESGELTNVFQGGTKPYIELEYVVNEDYLNFNVGVLVKDAFETHIYSNADTDLDESLLHRKKGRYKVVVPIDIHNLNTGNYKVQFLMGIVNIELFDLIDLTFSIEHDNFLNTGARPGLLISINKWHYQG; this is translated from the coding sequence ATGAGTATTGCTATTAAAGCCGAAAACCTGAGCAAAGCCTATCAGTTAGGAGAATTCAGTACAGGTACGCTTTCGAGAGATATACAACGCCGTATTGCATTAATGCGCGGTAAAGAAGATCCGTATTTGAAGATTGGACAAACCAATGATCGCACAATTAAGGGTACAAGTGATATTGTTTGGAGTTTAAAAGATATAAACTTTGAGATAGGGCAAGGCGATGCCGTTGGAATTATAGGGCGCAATGGAGCCGGTAAAAGTACCTTGTTAAAAGTGTTGAGTCGGGTAACCACACCGACTACCGGGTCGGTAAAAATAAAAGGCCGTGTAGCCAGCTTACTGGAAGTGGGTACCGGCTTTCACCCTGAACTTACCGGTCGTGAGAACATCTTTCTCAATGGCGCCATCCTAGGAATGCGCAAACACGAAATCAAGAAGCACTTTGATGCCATAGTTGATTTTGCGGGTGTAGAACGTTATATAGACACCCCGGTAAAACGCTACTCAAGCGGTATGTACGTACGTTTGGCATTTGCCGTGGCCGCCCACCTCGAGTCTGAGATATTGATTGTAGATGAAGTATTAGCCGTAGGCGATGCAGAATTTCAAAAGAAGTGCTTGGGTAAAATGAACGATGTGAGTAAGGGCGAGGGAAGGACTGTTTTATTTGTCAGTCACAATATGAGCAGCATATCTCAGTTATGCAAGAAAGGTATTTTATTACAACAAGGTAATGTGTTGGTTGATAGTGATGTGCATGAAACTTTAAAAACTTACATGTCAGCCGGAGGGGATATTTCCTCTTATTTTGTAGAGGCTAATCCTATAAAGAGAGGGCAGTTTATATCGGCGAAGATTTACAATGAATCAGGTGAACTCACAAATGTCTTTCAGGGCGGTACTAAGCCGTATATTGAATTAGAATATGTTGTAAATGAAGACTATTTAAATTTTAACGTAGGTGTTTTAGTTAAGGATGCGTTTGAAACTCATATATATTCAAATGCAGATACAGACTTGGACGAATCCTTGCTGCACAGAAAGAAAGGAAGATATAAAGTAGTAGTACCAATAGATATTCATAATTTGAATACTGGAAATTATAAAGTCCAATTTTTAATGGGTATCGTTAATATTGAACTTTTTGATTTGATAGACCTTACTTTCAGTATTGAACATGATAATTTTCTAAACACAGGAGCTAGACCAGGATTACTTATATCTATAAATAAATGGCATTATCAGGGATAG
- a CDS encoding ABC transporter permease, producing the protein MSTVTTETNEWDIELKPQDSVFNLHLKDVWNYRDLLWLLVRRDFVSFYKQTIFGPLWFFIQPIFTTITFTFIFGKLAGISTSGAPAPLFYMSGTIAWNYFSDCLNKTSTVFRDNASVFGKVYFPRLIMPLSIVFSNLVKFSVQLVLFLLLLVYYIFQENSTIQPNWYIMLFPVVILLMAMIGLGLGLIITAMTTKYRDLVFLITFGVQLLMYATPVIYPLAAAPAKYRDIIALNPLSGLIETVRYGFLGTGHFYVGAFAYSIAFAIVIFFLGLVVFNRVEKNFVDTV; encoded by the coding sequence ATGAGTACTGTAACTACTGAAACCAACGAGTGGGATATAGAGCTTAAACCGCAGGATAGCGTGTTTAATCTTCATCTTAAGGATGTTTGGAATTATCGGGATTTATTATGGTTATTAGTTCGGCGCGACTTTGTGTCATTCTATAAGCAAACCATCTTTGGTCCACTTTGGTTCTTTATTCAGCCCATCTTTACTACCATAACCTTCACTTTCATCTTTGGTAAGTTAGCCGGTATAAGTACCAGTGGTGCGCCCGCGCCTCTATTTTATATGTCGGGTACTATCGCCTGGAACTATTTTTCTGACTGTTTGAATAAAACATCTACTGTATTTAGAGATAACGCGAGCGTTTTTGGTAAAGTGTATTTTCCTCGTTTAATTATGCCGCTGAGTATAGTTTTTTCAAACTTGGTGAAGTTTTCTGTACAGTTGGTGCTATTCTTACTATTATTAGTTTACTACATTTTTCAAGAGAACAGCACCATTCAGCCAAACTGGTATATAATGTTATTTCCAGTTGTTATACTGCTTATGGCTATGATCGGCTTGGGTTTAGGTTTAATAATAACCGCTATGACAACTAAGTACCGTGATTTAGTTTTCTTAATAACATTTGGTGTGCAATTGTTAATGTATGCTACTCCAGTTATTTATCCACTGGCAGCAGCTCCGGCCAAATACCGTGATATTATTGCTCTAAACCCGTTAAGTGGTTTAATTGAGACAGTGCGATATGGCTTCTTAGGTACAGGACATTTCTATGTCGGCGCTTTTGCCTATAGTATAGCCTTTGCTATAGTGATATTTTTTCTGGGCCTAGTAGTGTTTAACAGGGTAGAGAAGAATTTTGTGGATACGGTTTAA